In a single window of the Bacillus rossius redtenbacheri isolate Brsri chromosome 8, Brsri_v3, whole genome shotgun sequence genome:
- the LOC134534917 gene encoding mitochondrial-processing peptidase subunit beta, whose product MAARMLRFASALRNKTSLVKVPERCQATAAAAAYKQALINVPPTQLTTLDNGLRVVSEDSGAPTATVGLWIDAGSRYENEKNNGVAHFLEHMAFKGTAKRSQTDLELEVENMGAHLNAYTSREQTVFYAKCLSKDVSRAIEILSDIIQNSKLGEAEIERERSVILREMQEVETNLQEVVFDHLHATAYQGTPLGRTILGPTQNIKSISKQDLLDYVSTHYKSPRMVLAGAGGVGHSELVQLAEKHLTRVGTAYPEEIPPLPSHCRFTGSEIRVRDDSMPLAHIAIAVEGCGWADSDNIPLMVANTLIGAWDRTHGAGVNNASQLAARAAESNLAHSFQSFNTCYKDTGLWGIYWVCDPMQCEDMLFNVQSEWMRLCTSVTEAEVERARRLLKTNMLLQLDGTTPVCEDIGRQMLCYGRRIPLHELEARIESVTANDVRDVAMKYIYDRCPAVAAVGPVENLLDYTRIRASMYWLRL is encoded by the exons ATGGCTGCTCGAATGTTGAGGTTTGCGTCAGCCCTGCGCAACAAAACCAGTTTAGTTAAG GTCCCCGAGAGATGCCAGGCCACGGCTGCGGCAGCGGCGTACAAGCAGGCGCTGATAAACGTCCCTCCGACACAGCTGACGACACTCGACAATGGACTGCGCGTGGTGTCCGAGGACAGTGGGGCCCCTACCGCCACCGTCGGCCTGTGGATCGACGCGGGCTCCCGCTACGAAAATGAGAAGAACAATGGTGTGGCTCACTTCTTGGAGCACATGGCATTCAAG GGCACTGCCAAGCGGTCGCAGACGGACTTGGAGCTGGAGGTCGAGAACATGGGCGCCCACCTGAACGCGTACACGTCCCGCGAGCAGACGGTGTTCTACGCCAAGTGCCTGTCCAAGGACGTGTCCCGGGCCATTGAGATACTCTCGGATATCATCCAGAACTCCAAATTGG GTGAGGCGGAAATAGAACGGGAGCGCAGCGTGATACTCCGAGAGATGCAGGAGGTGGAGACCAACTTGCAGGAAGTGGTTTTCGACCATCTGCACGCGACTGCGTATCAGGGGACCCCTCTTGGCCGCACCATTCTGGGCCCTACCCAGAATATCAA GTCCATCAGCAAGCAGGACCTGCTGGACTACGTGTCCACGCACTACAAGTCCCCCCGCATGGTGCTGGCGGGCGCCGGCGGCGTGGGCCACTCCGAGCTCGTCCAGTTGGCCGAGAAGCACCTCACCCGCGTGGGGACGGCGTACCCGGAGGAGATCCCGCCCCTGCCGTCGCACTGCAGGTTCACCG GCTCGGAGATCCGAGTGCGCGACGACTCGATGCCGCTGGCTCACATCGCGATCGCCGTCGAGGGCTGCGGCTGGGCGGACTCGGACAACATCCCCCTCATGGTGGCCAACACGCTGATCGGCGCGTGGGACCGCACCCACGGCGCCGGCGTCAACAACGCCTCCCAGCTGGCCGCGAGGGCGGCGGAGAGCAACCTGGCCCACAGCTTCCAGTCCTTCAACACCTGCTACAAGGACACGGGCCTGTGGGGCATCTACTGGGTGTGCGACCCCATGCAGTGCGAG GACATGCTGTTCAACGTGCAGAGCGAGTGGATGCGGCTGTGCACCAGTGTGACGGAGGCGGAGGTGGAGCGCGCCCGCCGGCTGCTCAAGACCAACATGCTGCTGCAGCTGGACGGGACGACCCCCGTGTGCGAGGACATCGGCCGCCAGATGCTGTGCTACGGCCGCCGCATTCCCCTGCACGAGCTGGAGGCCAGGATAGAG aGCGTGACGGCCAACGATGTGCGAGATGTGGCAATGAAGTACATCTACGACAGGTGTCCAGCCGTGGCCGCAGTAGGACCAGTGGAGAACCTCCTAGACTACACTCGCATCCGAGCCTCCATGTACTGGCTGCGTCTGTAA